A stretch of DNA from Pseudomonas sp. HN11:
TTGTCATTGCAGGATTTGCATGAACACCCTCTCGGAGCCTCCCAGTCGTCTTTCCCCAAGCCATCCGCTGTCGCTGTTCCGTCTGAAACACCCCGTATTCCGACTGCTAACCTTGTACCGGTCCACTGACCGCGCCTTGCCGTGCCCGGCATTCTGAAAATCGATGACTGAAGAGACTCAATAAATGGAATGGTTAGCGGATCCAACGGCCTGGCTCGGCCTGTTGACCTTGATTGTGCTGGAACTGGTGCTAGGCATCGACAACCTGGTGTTTATCGCGATCCTGGCGGACAAGCTGCCGCCGGAGCAGCGTGACCGTGCGCGGTTGATCGGCCTGTCCCTGGCGTTGCTGATGCGCCTGGGCCTGCTGGCGAGTATTTCCTGGCTGGTGACCCTGACGCAGCCGCTGTTCGAGGTGTTCGACAAGAGCTTCTCCGGCCGCGACCTGATCATGCTGTTTGGTGGTGTGTTCCTGTTGTTCAAGGCCACCATGGAATTGCACGAGCGCCTTGAAGGCCATGTGGCCCAGCGCACCGGCAATGTTGCCTACGCAATGTTCTGGCCGATCGTGGCGCAGATCGTGGTACTGGATGCGGTGTTCTCCCTGGATGCGGTGATTACCGCCGTGGGCATGGTGGACGAACTGGCGGTGATGATGATCGCGGTGATCGTGTCCATTGGCCTGATGATCGTCGCAAGCAAACCGTTGACCCGCTTCGTCAATGCGCACCCGACGGTAATCATGCTGTGCCTGGGCTTCCTGATGATGATCGGGTTTGCCCTGACCGCCGAAGGCCTGGGTTTCCATATTCCCAAGGGCTACCTGTACGCGGCCATTGGTTTCTCGATCCTGATCGAGGTGTTCAACCAGATCGCTCGTTCACGTCGCAAGAAATCCGCGCAAGGCGTGCTGCCGGTGCGTGAGCGTACCGCCCATGCGGTGATGCGTTTGCTGGGTGGTCGCAGCCTGGCCGTGGAAGAGGTGGGTGAAGAAGTCGCCGATCTGCTGGGCGAGCCGGATGCAGCGCAAGGCCCGCTGTTTGACCGACGTGAGCGGGTGATGATCAGCGGTGTGTTGCAATTGGCCGAACGGCCGATCCGCACGCTGATGACGCCACGGGCCAAGGTCGACTACATCGATCTGGCGGACGATGCCGACAGTATTCGCCTGAAACTGATGCATTCGTCCTACTCGCGGCTGCCGTTGATCCGCAACGGTGCCGTCGATGAACCGCTGAGCTTTGTGCACAAGAAGGAATTGCTCAAGGAATACCTGGCCGGCAACGAACCGAACCTGGAGCACCTTGCCCGCCGAGCGATCAACCTGCTGGAGAGCTTTTCGATCCTCAATGCCCTGGAGCAGATGCGTCAGGAATCCACCCACATTGCGTTCGTGATCAACGAATTTGGTGACTTCATGGGCGTGTTGAGCATGACCGACATCCTTGAATCCATCGCCGGTGAGTTGCCGGACGCCAGCGAAATCGACGGGCCGGATATCGTCGAGGAGGGCGCCGGTTTCCGCGCCAGTGGCGCCTTGAACCTCACGCGGATTCGCCAGCGCACCGGCTTCAAGGCTGTTGCGACCGAGGATTACCAGACGCTCGCCGGCCTGGTCATGAGCCTGCTCGACCGCCTCCCCGTGCTGGGCGATAGCCTGGAGCATGAGGGCTGGCGCCTGACGGTGGCGGCGGTGGAGGAGCGGCGGGTCACGCAGGTTTGCCTGGCGCCTTTGCCCCAGGCGTGACGGTGGGTAGGTGGGCGTACTGCTCGAAGGCGCTTTCCAACGCTTGCTCGCCAAGACCGGGAAGGGCTTCGAGCAGTCTCTGGTGATGGTAGATCAGCAGCATCGGGATACGGTCGACACTTGGATGCGGTGGGGTGTCGACACACTCAAGAATCAAGATCTTGACGTGGTCCTTGTAGCGCTCGCTGATTCGCGTGAATCGCGGCATCGCGTCACTGCACGCCGCGCAGTCATGTGACATGAACACCACAAAGACGGGCTGGTTCGTCTCCAGTTCGCGCTCAAACGCAGCCTTGTCTGCAATCACCGCATTCACGTAGTTCATCGACATTTCCCTCCAGGCATGGCTCACGCTAAGGCGGGAAATTGTCCGGGTCTACTGTCAATGTTCACAGGTCGCCCTTGCGCTCCACGCGTTCTCGCGCCTTGCGCGCCTGGCTCGCGCATTTCTTGTATTCAAGGTTGTCCCTTGAGGCCTTCGCCTGGCGGTAGCCGTGGTGATTCTGGCTGGTGTAATTGGTGCTCAAGGCGTCGTTGAGCTTGCGCAGTTCTTCCTTGCATTCACGGCGGTCGTTACTGGCCGAAGCGCTGCCGGCCACCAGAAAAGAAAGCAAAACCAGGGTGAGGCGGAACTTCATCAGGGTGGAGTCCTTGTCGGAATGAATGTGCCAAGGCTAGCCCAGCGTAGGAATTTTTCCACGCCCCAGGCGCACTGCAAAGGTGCGCGGTAACGCCGTTGCGGCGCACGCAAGTGAGGCCTGTCACCGCTGTATGGGGCCTTGGGTAGCAAAGTGCTTTCCAGTGCTGGCTTAACGCCGTGCTCAGCATCATCTTTTATCTGACTGATTTAAAACAGATTTATTCATGTGGTATTTTTCTGTTACTGCGTGTGGCACACTTTCTGCTGTCTATTCCGTTGTTACATACTAAGTTCCGGTATAGCGGAATACACAACTTCTGGAGTGCTTGTCATGCATCACCGACCTTCCGTGTTCAAAGCGTGTGTTTTTCTCTTCGCCGCATCGGCCTCCCTCGCAAGCGTTGTGCAGGCGGCGGACAGCAAGCTCGATGATGTGCTCAAGCGTGGGCACTTGATCGTGGGTACAGGCAGTACCAATGCGCCGTGGCACTTCCAGGGAGCGGATGGCAAGTTGCAGGGGTTTGATATCGACATCGGCCGCATCGTGGCCAAAGGGTTGTTCAACGACCCGAGCAAGGTCGAATTTGTGGTGCAGTCGTCTGACGCGCGGATTCCCAACCTGCTGACCGACAAGGTCGACATGAGTTGCCAGTTCATCACCGTCACCGCCAGCCGTGCCCAGCAGGTCGCCTTCACCCTGCCGTACTACCGCGAAGGCGTGGGCCTGCTGCTGCCGAACAACAGCAAGTACAAAGAAATTGAAGACCTGCAAGCGGCGGGCGACGGCGTGACCGTGGCCGTGCTGCAAAACGTGTATGCCGAAGAGCTGGTGCACCAGGCACTGCCAAAAGCCAAGGTCGACCAGTACGACAGCGTCGACCTGATGTACCAGGCCGTGAACTCCGGTCGCGCCGATGCCGCCGCCACCGACCAGTCCTCGGTCAAGTACCTGATGGTGCAGAACCCAGGCCGCTACCGCAGCCCGACTTACGCCTGGAGCCCGCAAACCTACGCGTGCGCCGTCAAGCGTGGCGATCAGGACTGGCTGAACTTCGTCAACACCGCGCTGCATGAAGCCATGACCGGCGTGGAGTTCCCGACCTACAAGGCCTCGTTCAAGCAATGGTTCGGTGTGGATCTGCCGGAACCTGCGATCGGCTTCCCGGTTGAGTTCAAGTAAATCGAAAACCTGGGGCGTCGCTGACGGCGCCCCAATCAGGTACTGCTGACCATGAACTATCAGTTGAACTTTGCCGCCGTCTGGCGCGACTTCCCCAGCTTGCTGGCGGGGCTCGGCCTGGGTCTTGAGCTGGCGTTGCTGTCGATCGCCATCGGCTGCGTGATCGGCCTGATGATGGCGTTTGCCATGCTGTCCAAACACCGCGCGTTGCGAGTCTTCGCCTCGGTGTATGTGACGGTGGTGCGCAATACGCCGATTCTGGTGCTGATCCTGTTGATCTACTTTGCGTTGCCCAGCCTCGGGATACGTCTGGACAAGATCCCGTCGTTCATCATCACCCTGTCGTTGTACGCCGGAGCTTATCTGACCGAAGTATTCCGCGCCGGGTTGCTGAATATTCCCAAGGGCTTGCGTGAAGCCGGGCTGGCCATTGGTCTGGGCGAGTGGCGTATCCGCGCCTACATCACCGTGCCGGTGATGCTGCGCAACGTGTTGCCCGCGCTGTCGAACAACTTTATTTCGCTGTTCAAGGACACCTCGCTCGCCGCCGCCATCGCGGTGCCGGAACTGACCTATTACGCCCGCAAGATCAACGTCGAAAGCTACCGGGTGATTGAAACCTGGATGGTCACGACCGCGCTCTACGTGGCCGCCTGTTACCTCATTGCCATGCTGCTCCGTTACCTGGAACAGCGTCTGGCGATCCGTCGTT
This window harbors:
- a CDS encoding transporter substrate-binding domain-containing protein, whose amino-acid sequence is MHHRPSVFKACVFLFAASASLASVVQAADSKLDDVLKRGHLIVGTGSTNAPWHFQGADGKLQGFDIDIGRIVAKGLFNDPSKVEFVVQSSDARIPNLLTDKVDMSCQFITVTASRAQQVAFTLPYYREGVGLLLPNNSKYKEIEDLQAAGDGVTVAVLQNVYAEELVHQALPKAKVDQYDSVDLMYQAVNSGRADAAATDQSSVKYLMVQNPGRYRSPTYAWSPQTYACAVKRGDQDWLNFVNTALHEAMTGVEFPTYKASFKQWFGVDLPEPAIGFPVEFK
- a CDS encoding amino acid ABC transporter permease — translated: MNYQLNFAAVWRDFPSLLAGLGLGLELALLSIAIGCVIGLMMAFAMLSKHRALRVFASVYVTVVRNTPILVLILLIYFALPSLGIRLDKIPSFIITLSLYAGAYLTEVFRAGLLNIPKGLREAGLAIGLGEWRIRAYITVPVMLRNVLPALSNNFISLFKDTSLAAAIAVPELTYYARKINVESYRVIETWMVTTALYVAACYLIAMLLRYLEQRLAIRR
- a CDS encoding thioredoxin family protein, which gives rise to MSMNYVNAVIADKAAFERELETNQPVFVVFMSHDCAACSDAMPRFTRISERYKDHVKILILECVDTPPHPSVDRIPMLLIYHHQRLLEALPGLGEQALESAFEQYAHLPTVTPGAKAPGKPA
- a CDS encoding TerC family protein — translated: MEWLADPTAWLGLLTLIVLELVLGIDNLVFIAILADKLPPEQRDRARLIGLSLALLMRLGLLASISWLVTLTQPLFEVFDKSFSGRDLIMLFGGVFLLFKATMELHERLEGHVAQRTGNVAYAMFWPIVAQIVVLDAVFSLDAVITAVGMVDELAVMMIAVIVSIGLMIVASKPLTRFVNAHPTVIMLCLGFLMMIGFALTAEGLGFHIPKGYLYAAIGFSILIEVFNQIARSRRKKSAQGVLPVRERTAHAVMRLLGGRSLAVEEVGEEVADLLGEPDAAQGPLFDRRERVMISGVLQLAERPIRTLMTPRAKVDYIDLADDADSIRLKLMHSSYSRLPLIRNGAVDEPLSFVHKKELLKEYLAGNEPNLEHLARRAINLLESFSILNALEQMRQESTHIAFVINEFGDFMGVLSMTDILESIAGELPDASEIDGPDIVEEGAGFRASGALNLTRIRQRTGFKAVATEDYQTLAGLVMSLLDRLPVLGDSLEHEGWRLTVAAVEERRVTQVCLAPLPQA